Proteins encoded within one genomic window of Humulus lupulus chromosome 1, drHumLupu1.1, whole genome shotgun sequence:
- the LOC133789042 gene encoding pathogenesis-related protein 1-like yields the protein MESRSLVRISQALLFMTCIVGFAIAQDSQQDFLNAHNSARAMVGVGPLSWDDRVASYAQQYANQRIGDCNLVHSGGPYGENIAWGSADLSGVDAVKMWVNEKADYDYNSNTCAAGKVCGHYTQVVWRNSVRLGCAKVRCNNNKGTFITCNYDPPGNFVGQRPY from the coding sequence ATGGAGTCAAGATCACTGGTCAGGATTTCGCAAGCACTACTATTCATGACATGTATAGTAGGGTTTGCCATTGCCCAAGACAGTCAACAAGACTTCCTCAACGCCCATAACTCGGCTCGCGCGATGGTTGGCGTCGGGCCACTGAGTTGGGACGACAGGGTGGCGTCGTACGCGCAGCAGTATGCCAACCAACGCATAGGTGACTGCAATCTGGTGCACTCCGGAGGGCCTTATGGCGAGAACATTGCGTGGGGCAGCGCAGACCTTTCTGGCGTTGATGCCGTGAAAATGTGGGTGAATGAGAAGGCCGACTACGATTACAACTCGAACACCTGCGCTGCTGGCAAGGTTTGCGGGCACTACACTCAGGTGGTGTGGCGGAACTCGGTTCGTTTGGGGTGTGCTAAGGTTCGGTGCAACAACAATAAGGGTACCTTCATCACTTGCAACTATGATCCCCCAGGCAACTTTGTTGGCCAGCGCCCTTACTAA